In Numida meleagris isolate 19003 breed g44 Domestic line unplaced genomic scaffold, NumMel1.0 unplaced_Scaffold1365, whole genome shotgun sequence, a single window of DNA contains:
- the LOC110390574 gene encoding feather beta keratin-like, with product MSCYSQCVPCRPRGPTPLASSCNEPCIRQCQNSTIVIEPSPVVVTLPGPILSSFPQNTAVGSSTSAAVGSILSSEGVPITSGGFDLSGFGSSHRGRRCPPC from the coding sequence GTACCATGCCGGCCCCGTGGCCCCACCCCTCtggccagcagctgcaatgAGCCCTGTATCAGGCAGTGCCAGAACTCCACCATCGTCATCGAACCCTCTCCCGTGGTGGTGACCCTGCCCGgacccatcctcagctccttcccacagAACACCGCCGTGGGATCGTCCACCTccgctgctgttggcagcatcctcagctctgagGGTGTGCCCATCACTTCGGGGGGCTTTGACTTGTCCGGTTTCGGCAGTAGCCACCGTGGCAGAAGGTGCCCGCCCTGCTAA